The Bacteriovorax sp. PP10 nucleotide sequence AAATCGACCTGATTGAAGGTCTGACTCTTTTTTCTGAGATCTATAAAAATATCGATCAAGAGCAAAGAACACAAATGGGTGCTAACTACGAAACAACTGTTCAAAAATTTATGGGGCAGGAGTTTAACCTTCACCCAAGTTATGCTGAACTTGAAACTCTCGTTGAGGGGCAGGGAACAGAAGAGCAAAAAATTCTAAAAGTGATTAACCTGGTTGATTCAAAAATCAGTAAGCACGAAGCAAGAATCAGACATATCGGTTCAGAGATCGGAAAGAGCGGTCAGGTTGATATGAATAACCCTCAGATTAAAGTGGTTGTGTCTTTTATGGACTACTACTTTAATAAACTTCCAAGTGATGTTGTAAAAACTATTATGTCGGAGCTGGTGACTGGCGGAGCAAAACTTCCTGAAGAAGAAGTGATGAAAATCGTTTTCCAAAATACAGGTCCAGGCCTTGGAAAGGTTTTACAACAAATCGGAAAAGAAAAAGGTGTAGGGCCTGAGTTCTCAAAACTCACAGCGATCTTAGAGTCTTCTGGAAAAGAAGTTCCATTCCATTTAGTTGAAGAAGTCGTTAAGGGTGATAAAGGTGGATTTGAAGTTAGATCAATTGAGCCAAAGTCTGTGGGGACGGGAACAATTGCTCAGGTTAACAAAGCTACTATTTGGGTTGATGATAAAGAGAAAGATGTTGCTTTAAGATTTTTAAAGCCGGGAGTCGCGGCCCGCTGTAAAGAAGACATCGCGATTTTAAGACAGTTCGTTCCTGATCATGAAGCATTATTTGCTCAACAGGGGATTGAAGATTTAAAAATGATGAGTACGCTGATTGATAGCGTGGAAAAATTCCTTAATGATGAAGTTGATTTAAGTGTTGCTGTTGAAAGACAGAAAAAAGCTTTTGAAGTTTATAACCGCACGGTAAAAGTTTCGGCAGATAAGTTCGACATGCTGGAAATGCGTGTACCGGAAGTTTATCTTCCACCTAATGGGAAATCGAATCTTCACGTGCAAGAGTTTGCAGCGGGGGGAGTAAAGTTTGCTAACTTAAAAGACAATGCTGTTAAAAAAGCAGTGGCCCAGGAAATGGTAAGAATGTGGTTTGAAGAAGCACTTTTTAGAAGTGGGTTCTTGAACGCCGATCTTCACCAGGGGAATTTTAGAGTTGTTCTGGTTGAAGAAAATAATAAAATTAAAATTCTTCTTTATGACTTTGGACTTTCTTCGACTTTATCAAAAGAAGAGCAAAGAGCATTCCTGCTAGTTGGTGCGGGTGCCTATATGAAGTCGTCAAAAACTCTGACGGACGGATTAATGGTATCGATGAATAGTGAAGACCCGGCACTTCGAGCGAAGTTACTCAAAGATATTAAAGCTGAAATGAAGGCCTATCCAAATAAGAAACCAGAAGACTGGGTTGTTTGGTGTGTTCAGAAAAACTACTTCGTCTCAGATAACCTTGGGGCCCTTGCTCGTGGATCGCTTTTATTAAAGCAGCTTCCGGAGAGTATGGGAGAGTCGGAAATGTTTAAGGATACGATCGTGAAGACAGCGCTTGCGAACCTTGGTCACGCCATGGCCGATCGCGATTACGATTATCCGTTGACTAAAATAGACATGCTTAAGTTGGGTATTGCTCAATCAAAATCTTACTGCATTGATCTTATTAAGAAGTTTTTCGGAAACTAGTATATACTTTTTTTATGAACTCAAAAAATAAGATAAAAGTATTAGTAGTGGATGATGACAAAGGTTTGCTGGAGCTTTTTAAAGAAGGCCTGGAAGATCTTTCGTTTGATGTACTGACTGCTGAAAATGGTCTGGAAGCTAAGAAGCTCCTGGCCAGCAATAAAGATATTGATGGAATTGTCACTGACATTACGATGCCTGAAATGAATGGGGTTGAACTAGTGACTTAC carries:
- a CDS encoding AarF/UbiB family protein, which encodes MSKNKINLIPIILILTLFLSACSFQKSVVNQTPSDQNRVIANSDLEILIDEFKGYVDANLSVERKQEIKTVQENLLKYLIEATESTDAYKIKIYREANNYFNKVYPLVLQNIRNEKLGVKEFNVIKKAPLWSLKEELRYLNKEADSLPSPKVKIDLIEGLTLFSEIYKNIDQEQRTQMGANYETTVQKFMGQEFNLHPSYAELETLVEGQGTEEQKILKVINLVDSKISKHEARIRHIGSEIGKSGQVDMNNPQIKVVVSFMDYYFNKLPSDVVKTIMSELVTGGAKLPEEEVMKIVFQNTGPGLGKVLQQIGKEKGVGPEFSKLTAILESSGKEVPFHLVEEVVKGDKGGFEVRSIEPKSVGTGTIAQVNKATIWVDDKEKDVALRFLKPGVAARCKEDIAILRQFVPDHEALFAQQGIEDLKMMSTLIDSVEKFLNDEVDLSVAVERQKKAFEVYNRTVKVSADKFDMLEMRVPEVYLPPNGKSNLHVQEFAAGGVKFANLKDNAVKKAVAQEMVRMWFEEALFRSGFLNADLHQGNFRVVLVEENNKIKILLYDFGLSSTLSKEEQRAFLLVGAGAYMKSSKTLTDGLMVSMNSEDPALRAKLLKDIKAEMKAYPNKKPEDWVVWCVQKNYFVSDNLGALARGSLLLKQLPESMGESEMFKDTIVKTALANLGHAMADRDYDYPLTKIDMLKLGIAQSKSYCIDLIKKFFGN
- a CDS encoding response regulator encodes the protein MNSKNKIKVLVVDDDKGLLELFKEGLEDLSFDVLTAENGLEAKKLLASNKDIDGIVTDITMPEMNGVELVTYLRGEDNQIPVFFITGYQDYSREVLNSFRPKAVIFKPFDIEEASLLIKNHFLRMS